A genomic segment from Paenibacillus sp. FSL K6-1096 encodes:
- the ytaF gene encoding sporulation membrane protein YtaF, giving the protein MLSPWLSLLLLAFALSLDGFGVGITYGLRKMKIPLLSVMIISLCSGVVIYVSMQVGVLLAKVISPYAASSIGAVILVLMGCWSLFQMLTQKEKEQPDGAAGGETMLETAAAAAAVQEVEQPKPAVFSLELRHLGVVIQILRTPSSADIDASGSISPLEAMILGIALSLDAFGAGLGAALLGFSPWTTALMIAIFSGTFLRLGMKTGLRLSGSYWMKHAAVLPALLLIAMGIMKLL; this is encoded by the coding sequence GTGCTAAGCCCATGGTTGTCATTGCTGCTGCTGGCGTTTGCTCTTAGTCTGGACGGTTTCGGTGTTGGCATTACATATGGTCTGCGTAAAATGAAAATCCCTTTGCTCTCGGTCATGATTATCTCGCTCTGTTCAGGGGTGGTCATCTACGTCTCAATGCAGGTAGGTGTGCTGCTGGCCAAGGTGATCTCGCCTTATGCCGCTTCCAGTATCGGAGCGGTTATTCTCGTCTTGATGGGCTGCTGGTCCCTGTTCCAGATGCTGACCCAGAAGGAGAAGGAGCAGCCGGATGGTGCGGCGGGCGGGGAGACCATGCTGGAGACCGCCGCTGCTGCCGCTGCGGTGCAGGAGGTTGAACAGCCGAAGCCGGCCGTATTCTCGCTGGAGCTGCGGCATCTCGGGGTCGTGATCCAGATTCTCCGCACTCCGTCCTCCGCCGATATCGATGCCTCCGGCAGCATATCCCCGCTGGAAGCTATGATTCTGGGGATTGCCCTATCGCTGGATGCCTTCGGTGCGGGCCTTGGCGCTGCGCTGCTCGGGTTCAGCCCGTGGACGACTGCACTGATGATTGCCATATTCAGCGGAACCTTTCTGCGGCTGGGGATGAAGACCGGGCTGAGATTGTCCGGCAGTTACTGGATGAAGCATGCCGCCGTTCTGCCGGCGTTATTATTAATTGCAATGGGTATAATGAAGTTATTATGA
- the coaE gene encoding dephospho-CoA kinase (Dephospho-CoA kinase (CoaE) performs the final step in coenzyme A biosynthesis.) yields MIIGLTGGIASGKSTVSALFVREGAALVDADVIAREVMLPGHPVLAAAVQAFGDRILRPDGSLDRAALGDIVFRDPEALQTLNSLTHPAIRREIRERMNALEQEDPQRLVIVDIPLLYESELDTLFEQVIVVYVPRRVQLARLMERSGMTLEQAEGRVAAQMDIELKRRRATYVIDNSGGPEATERQVAALRDRLVR; encoded by the coding sequence ATGATTATAGGCTTAACCGGAGGCATTGCTTCGGGCAAAAGCACCGTGTCCGCACTGTTTGTCAGGGAGGGAGCGGCCCTGGTCGATGCAGATGTCATCGCCAGGGAGGTCATGCTTCCCGGACATCCGGTGCTGGCTGCGGCTGTACAGGCGTTCGGGGACCGGATTCTGCGGCCTGACGGTTCACTGGACCGGGCAGCGCTCGGCGATATTGTATTCCGGGACCCGGAAGCGCTTCAGACGCTGAACAGCCTGACTCATCCGGCGATCCGCAGGGAGATCAGGGAGCGAATGAATGCGCTGGAGCAGGAAGATCCGCAGCGCCTGGTTATTGTTGATATTCCGCTATTGTACGAGTCAGAGCTGGACACGCTGTTCGAGCAGGTTATCGTGGTTTATGTTCCCCGAAGGGTCCAGTTAGCCCGCCTGATGGAGCGCAGCGGAATGACGCTGGAGCAGGCCGAGGGCCGGGTTGCCGCACAGATGGACATTGAGCTGAAGCGCAGGAGAGCAACCTATGTGATTGACAACAGCGGCGGGCCTGAGGCCACGGAGCGCCAGGTTGCCGCCCTGCGGGACAGGCTGGTCCGCTGA
- a CDS encoding lytic transglycosylase domain-containing protein, with translation MKWLRKKRVLLLLFIGFTAILFLSTNWMSWFYPIYYKDEIRKHSLTYEMDPFLVASIIRVETNYKTGRESKKGAIGLMQLMPDTAKWALEKAKLPDVSLERLKEEPSSNIELGTWYLSTLSRQFDGNRTAIIAAYNAGPGKVQSWLDEGQWDGREETVKDIPFGETRHYVQRVIYYYDQYTELYSEF, from the coding sequence ATGAAGTGGCTGCGCAAAAAAAGAGTGCTTCTGCTGTTATTTATAGGCTTCACAGCCATTCTGTTTCTCAGCACCAACTGGATGTCGTGGTTCTATCCGATCTACTACAAAGATGAGATCCGCAAGCACAGCCTGACTTATGAGATGGACCCGTTCCTTGTGGCTTCAATTATCCGGGTGGAGACTAACTACAAGACCGGACGTGAATCCAAAAAAGGGGCCATCGGACTCATGCAGCTCATGCCGGACACGGCCAAGTGGGCCCTGGAGAAGGCCAAGCTCCCCGACGTGTCGCTGGAGCGGCTGAAGGAGGAGCCTTCATCCAATATTGAACTCGGCACCTGGTATCTGTCGACGCTCTCCCGCCAGTTTGACGGCAACCGGACGGCGATTATCGCTGCTTACAATGCCGGACCCGGCAAGGTGCAGAGCTGGCTGGATGAAGGGCAGTGGGACGGAAGGGAAGAGACGGTGAAGGATATTCCCTTCGGGGAGACCCGCCACTATGTGCAGCGTGTGATTTATTACTATGACCAGTACACCGAGCTGTACAGTGAATTCTGA
- a CDS encoding alpha/beta-type small acid-soluble spore protein, which translates to MSQNNSSNNLVAPNSRGALEQLKYEVAQELGITLSPDGYQGNKTSYENGSIGGYITKRLVTLAEQQLAGQYK; encoded by the coding sequence ATGAGCCAAAACAACAGCTCCAATAACCTGGTAGCTCCAAATTCACGCGGTGCCTTGGAACAACTGAAATATGAAGTTGCCCAAGAACTAGGTATTACCCTCTCCCCAGACGGATACCAAGGCAATAAAACTTCTTACGAAAACGGTTCGATCGGTGGTTACATCACTAAACGTCTTGTAACCCTGGCTGAACAGCAACTGGCAGGTCAGTACAAATAA
- the nrdR gene encoding transcriptional regulator NrdR: protein MKCPYCDHTNTKVLDSRPANENKSIRRRRECEQCSRRFTTFEMIEETPLIVIKKGGSREEFSRDKILRGLIRACEKRPVPVERLEVIVSEVEKSLRGIALAEIESRQIGELVMEQLYPVDEVAYVRFASVYRQFKDINMFMKELKGLLSKNTEELDGL from the coding sequence ATGAAATGTCCTTACTGCGATCATACCAACACCAAGGTGCTTGACTCCCGGCCGGCCAATGAGAATAAGTCGATCCGCCGCAGGCGTGAATGCGAGCAGTGCAGCCGCCGGTTCACCACCTTCGAGATGATCGAGGAGACCCCGCTGATCGTCATCAAAAAAGGCGGCAGCCGTGAAGAGTTCAGCCGCGACAAAATCCTCCGCGGCCTCATCCGCGCCTGCGAGAAGCGCCCGGTGCCGGTGGAGCGCCTGGAGGTAATCGTCTCCGAGGTGGAGAAGAGTCTGCGCGGCATCGCTCTGGCCGAGATCGAGAGCCGCCAGATCGGCGAGCTGGTGATGGAGCAGCTCTATCCGGTAGACGAGGTGGCCTACGTCCGCTTCGCGTCCGTATACCGCCAGTTCAAGGACATCAACATGTTCATGAAGGAGCTGAAGGGTCTGCTCTCCAAGAATACGGAGGAGCTGGACGGGCTGTAA
- a CDS encoding IS110 family transposase: MDAVRMCCAGLDVHQETVVACVLKGPIEQKPQYHLKTFGTTTKELLGLQDWLSEHGCREVVMESTGVLWKPVWNILEGSCDLVLANARRVKNTSGRKTDMQDARWLAQLHRCGLIEGSMVPEQDIRDLRDLTRYRSKMVQAVTAEKNRIHKILQDANIKLTTFMSDLYGVTGRGLLQKIMDGEVVDEVTVKNLVKTRLKKKVPQLLDALNGKLRRHHREMIRDHWDHLVYLEKRITELEARIEAKAEPYLEVIEQIDSIPGIERTSAVTIFAEVGPHVAEMFPSDAQFASWAGVCPGNNESAGKRRKSKTMQGNKHLKGALCQAAWANARSSNRIGQFFRRIRKRRGDKKANVATAHLLIRILHALMREKRSYQEIDVSLGDETSKKNRLDRYVQYIQQLGYSVQLNPTP; this comes from the coding sequence ATGGATGCTGTACGTATGTGTTGCGCCGGTCTGGACGTGCATCAGGAAACCGTTGTAGCCTGCGTGTTAAAAGGACCGATCGAACAGAAACCCCAATATCACCTGAAAACGTTTGGGACGACAACCAAAGAATTGCTCGGCCTGCAAGATTGGCTGAGTGAACACGGCTGCCGGGAAGTGGTGATGGAGAGCACCGGCGTGTTATGGAAACCGGTATGGAACATCTTAGAGGGCAGTTGTGACCTCGTCCTGGCCAACGCCCGGCGGGTAAAGAATACGTCGGGTCGAAAAACGGACATGCAAGACGCGCGCTGGTTAGCGCAATTGCACCGTTGCGGGCTCATTGAAGGCAGTATGGTGCCCGAACAGGACATCCGGGATTTGCGGGATTTGACTCGTTACCGGAGTAAGATGGTGCAGGCGGTGACGGCGGAGAAAAACCGCATTCACAAAATCCTGCAGGATGCCAACATCAAACTAACCACCTTTATGTCCGATCTCTATGGGGTTACGGGACGGGGCCTGCTCCAGAAGATCATGGACGGCGAGGTCGTGGACGAAGTGACCGTTAAAAACCTGGTCAAAACCCGTTTAAAAAAGAAAGTTCCGCAGCTACTCGACGCGCTCAATGGCAAGTTGCGCCGTCATCATCGGGAGATGATTCGAGACCACTGGGACCACTTGGTCTATTTGGAGAAAAGAATCACGGAACTGGAAGCGCGAATCGAGGCGAAGGCAGAACCGTACCTGGAGGTGATTGAACAAATTGACTCCATTCCAGGAATTGAGCGGACGTCTGCTGTGACCATTTTTGCCGAAGTGGGGCCGCATGTCGCGGAAATGTTCCCGAGTGATGCGCAGTTCGCTTCATGGGCGGGAGTGTGTCCAGGGAACAACGAAAGTGCGGGAAAGCGAAGAAAGTCAAAAACGATGCAAGGGAACAAGCATCTGAAAGGTGCGTTGTGTCAGGCGGCTTGGGCGAACGCTCGCTCCTCGAACCGGATCGGCCAATTCTTTCGACGAATCCGGAAGAGACGAGGAGATAAAAAAGCAAACGTCGCCACGGCGCATTTGCTGATTCGAATCCTCCATGCCCTGATGCGGGAGAAGAGGTCATACCAAGAAATAGACGTCTCACTAGGCGATGAGACGTCCAAGAAAAACAGGTTGGATCGGTACGTTCAATATATCCAGCAGTTAGGATATAGCGTGCAACTAAATCCTACCCCATAG
- a CDS encoding helix-turn-helix domain-containing protein, giving the protein MAIQDILEVRERQATYASNIFSSGQLRENIITYQMLCDAVEASGIKVQRLSDDELLDPEKFRVGQQELVYQLTQVQHSTQTDLPKVKHYPTREVARMLGVSHQTISRWIAQGRFIGVTRPEPGKHVDIPAAATLEYPSGVTVRISEAAKAYQLRMQGAAENETEDELKFIDQKLSAYEAKYGPIENFMHMSKSGELVTSDEDIDLDVWKYLLKRKEHLLG; this is encoded by the coding sequence ATGGCGATCCAGGACATTTTGGAAGTGCGGGAACGGCAAGCAACGTATGCGAGTAATATTTTTTCATCGGGTCAGTTACGGGAGAATATTATTACCTACCAAATGTTATGTGATGCTGTAGAGGCTTCGGGAATAAAGGTTCAGCGGTTATCCGATGACGAATTGCTCGATCCTGAGAAATTTCGGGTTGGCCAGCAGGAGCTAGTATATCAACTTACTCAAGTTCAGCACTCCACACAGACTGATCTTCCCAAGGTCAAACATTATCCAACCAGGGAAGTAGCGCGGATGCTGGGGGTATCACATCAGACGATTTCCCGCTGGATTGCCCAAGGACGGTTTATCGGTGTTACCCGGCCAGAGCCGGGCAAGCATGTTGATATTCCTGCCGCCGCAACGCTGGAGTACCCGAGTGGTGTGACTGTGCGTATAAGTGAAGCAGCGAAAGCTTATCAACTTCGTATGCAGGGTGCAGCAGAGAATGAAACGGAAGATGAATTAAAGTTTATTGACCAAAAGCTTAGTGCTTACGAAGCGAAATATGGACCTATCGAGAATTTCATGCATATGAGTAAATCCGGAGAACTCGTTACTTCTGATGAAGACATTGATTTAGATGTATGGAAGTATCTGCTGAAAAGAAAAGAGCATCTGCTTGGCTGA
- a CDS encoding TetR/AcrR family transcriptional regulator yields MKNSDRRKQTTRQLLEATKELLRDKSCHAITLKDIMEQSGLSKGAIFHYVKSKDEIFAWVLEERLDAVNDRFEEEVAGSLDKAFEGPMLAIARSLAGLEDSHEATNKVLLYLLGKENEPAVAEVLKQFHERSVSVSRQWITTGQKYGVIQETVNPDETAELFVLLSLGLRVRSSMRPSAESLSAKEISDFMAGILKK; encoded by the coding sequence ATGAAGAACTCAGACCGCCGAAAGCAAACGACCCGGCAATTATTGGAGGCCACTAAGGAACTACTGCGGGACAAGAGCTGTCATGCCATCACCTTGAAGGATATCATGGAGCAGTCGGGGTTATCGAAGGGGGCGATTTTTCATTATGTGAAGAGCAAGGATGAGATTTTCGCCTGGGTGCTGGAGGAGCGGCTTGATGCGGTGAATGACCGTTTCGAGGAAGAGGTGGCAGGCAGTCTGGACAAAGCCTTCGAGGGGCCGATGCTGGCGATTGCCAGAAGTCTGGCCGGACTGGAGGACAGCCATGAGGCAACCAATAAGGTTCTTCTGTACCTGCTGGGCAAAGAGAATGAACCTGCGGTAGCGGAGGTGCTTAAGCAGTTTCATGAGCGGTCGGTGTCCGTCTCCAGACAGTGGATTACCACCGGGCAAAAATACGGAGTGATCCAAGAAACGGTGAATCCAGATGAGACGGCGGAGCTGTTTGTCCTGCTGTCCTTGGGGCTGCGGGTGCGGTCCTCCATGCGACCCTCTGCCGAGTCCCTTTCTGCAAAAGAAATATCCGATTTTATGGCCGGCATTCTGAAAAAGTAG
- a CDS encoding DoxX family protein, with the protein MIPFYALVASFVLFRGLGLLGLTYWSDWQISLQWAVAVMLLLGASAHWGRRRADLIRMVPPAFPRKESIVTVTGLLEIAGAVGLLLPSVSLTAAICLIVLLIAMLPANMYAAHNRLTIGGKPVPNLIVRITIQLVFISSILLASPLSQLF; encoded by the coding sequence ATGATTCCTTTTTATGCGCTCGTCGCATCCTTTGTACTGTTCCGGGGGCTGGGTCTCCTGGGTCTGACCTATTGGAGTGACTGGCAAATCTCGCTTCAGTGGGCAGTGGCTGTTATGCTGCTTCTGGGGGCTTCGGCTCACTGGGGACGGCGGCGGGCGGATCTGATTAGAATGGTGCCGCCGGCTTTTCCGCGAAAAGAGTCGATTGTCACGGTTACCGGACTGCTGGAGATTGCCGGGGCAGTAGGTCTGCTGCTGCCATCCGTCTCCTTGACGGCTGCCATATGCCTGATTGTTCTGCTGATCGCCATGCTCCCCGCCAATATGTATGCTGCCCATAATCGGTTGACCATCGGGGGCAAACCAGTGCCGAACTTAATCGTCCGCATCACGATTCAACTTGTGTTCATCTCGTCAATCCTGCTCGCCTCTCCGTTGTCCCAGTTATTCTGA
- a CDS encoding Ig-like domain-containing protein, whose translation MNSIIHKGAGGEFVAVGDNGIVLTSTDGVSWTPSDGSAGFNWNGVSYGDGTLVLVGDSGMIMIKNDNRPDWEIVFSDTEENLNAVAYGDGKFVAVGDNGTVVTSVDGLEWKKVERKETDHSTLSLNGITFGGGMFVAVGDAGIVVTSPEGSKSAEKIIGSNMKLNGVTFGNSVFMAAGDGGKVFSSSDLGQTWKPETSNATANLNGIVFYQVLNQFIAAGDSGEIIMSYVIPNIPRVLSLSPGNDETDVPVDMNLEIMFNQPVTAASADNNTDTDNDTDTGSNANIDNNIKIFKAADLSAPVETIPADDASRVKINPANNTVTINPGKNFDPGTKYAVTIDADAFTNGASGNAAISAEEWSFTTVAGPGDTEAPTVISYSPDQGDAGVATDAQLTLTFDEPVMKDSGSILIYDSEDLDYPAVIPVNTENVTVKDNVVTIVPYEKFKNSTTYFVNIDEEAFKDLSENANYYTGISDKDTWQFTTEEAPDTAPPVVSDFTPKNGAMDVPIGTNLTLTFNEDVQKGEGEIKIYNSEISDGPLMAVPVESDDVTIDGKVVTINPKADLDYSATYYVQIDNGTFTDMSGNSYAGITNNTTWRFSTTSEPDTTAPIVSTYSPKNGAIDVAIGASLELAFSENVQAGEGSIKIYSDASDQAAATITAGETSIVNNKVTIQLAHPLEYGTSYAVKITDDAFADLSGNFYSGIADSTTWHFTTAAAPDTTAPALEHFTPVNGAADVATDANLTLTFSEDVKAGEGNIVIYTSATHTPAVTIPAASGNVTIQGNVVTINPTDELKYGASYYVQIGAGAFTDAAGNSYAGITDSNAWQFTTTDAPDRTSPTVVTYSPEPWATEVAVNANLVLTFSENVKAGAGSIEIFRSSDVTQPVLTISATSDMVTILNHVVTINPADNLEHGTSYYVRISEGAFTDGAGNSYAGIAGINAWRFVTTTAPDTAAPVVTSSNPARNATHVSESTALTLTFNENVLAGSADIKIVNAANDEIVTAIKASNTQLVTIKDSTVSINTSGLLKQGESYYVLIGTGAFTDEAGNSYAGITDKTLWSFSTVPVPVTPTNPPATGGGSGSGGGAPAPVPTPTPQTESINANVENGASQGSMVSSVVISRTKDANGVKNDTLTFTLEQAIRAVNELKAAGSNIARIVVPDKNDEVAGTRLTIPAASGKQFADNEITLDLFTVNAEVKVPGSSMAGFGTDIYFNLVPLKTPQQSAEAEARAKAQVQSVSSGAAVTLVSRPVTIETNLQSRPVTLVLPLNNPSLTAEQLKALAVFIEHSDGTKELVKGEIVPYGQTGKSGIQFSISKFSTFTVVLAQDPAVQVKAYITGYADGTFKPGHSITRAEVASIIARTFSQSAVTAGVAYTDVTASHWAAEAIGQVTRSGMMKGYTDGSFKPNQTITRAEMATLLSRLITGGEGQSAGFSDIAGHWAQAAIERMSQAGMITGYQDGTFRPDQTLTRAEAVTIINRALGIAPLTSAAQKWADVPASYWAFGSIQAASVDHTAE comes from the coding sequence TTGAATAGTATTATTCATAAGGGCGCAGGCGGCGAATTCGTTGCAGTCGGTGACAATGGGATAGTCCTAACGTCAACAGATGGCGTGTCCTGGACACCCTCCGATGGCTCCGCCGGTTTTAACTGGAATGGAGTCAGCTACGGCGATGGAACATTAGTTCTAGTTGGCGATTCAGGAATGATTATGATCAAAAATGACAATCGCCCTGACTGGGAGATCGTATTCTCAGACACTGAGGAGAATCTGAACGCTGTGGCTTATGGCGACGGCAAGTTTGTAGCGGTGGGTGATAACGGTACTGTAGTAACTTCCGTGGATGGGTTGGAATGGAAGAAGGTAGAGCGCAAAGAAACTGATCATTCCACCCTGAGCTTGAACGGAATTACCTTTGGCGGCGGGATGTTCGTGGCTGTCGGTGACGCCGGAATCGTTGTTACCTCTCCAGAAGGTTCTAAAAGTGCGGAGAAGATCATTGGCTCAAATATGAAACTGAATGGAGTGACTTTCGGAAACAGCGTATTTATGGCCGCAGGAGATGGCGGGAAAGTGTTCTCCTCTAGCGATCTGGGGCAGACATGGAAGCCTGAGACTTCAAACGCAACTGCTAATCTTAACGGTATCGTATTTTATCAAGTTCTTAATCAATTTATTGCTGCGGGTGATTCCGGAGAGATCATTATGTCTTATGTCATTCCTAACATCCCGCGGGTGCTCAGTCTGTCTCCAGGGAATGATGAGACCGATGTACCAGTAGATATGAATCTGGAGATCATGTTTAATCAGCCAGTGACAGCAGCATCTGCAGATAATAATACCGATACTGATAATGACACAGATACAGGCAGTAACGCTAACATCGACAATAACATTAAAATTTTCAAAGCTGCGGATTTGTCCGCTCCGGTTGAAACCATCCCGGCGGATGACGCCAGCAGAGTAAAGATAAATCCAGCTAACAATACGGTAACGATTAATCCGGGCAAAAATTTCGATCCAGGTACGAAATACGCCGTAACAATCGACGCGGATGCTTTCACTAATGGTGCAAGCGGCAATGCAGCGATCTCAGCGGAGGAGTGGAGCTTTACAACAGTTGCTGGACCAGGAGATACGGAAGCTCCGACTGTTATCTCTTACTCTCCAGACCAGGGAGATGCGGGAGTAGCGACTGATGCTCAATTGACACTCACGTTCGATGAGCCTGTGATGAAGGATAGCGGCAGCATTCTGATTTATGATAGTGAGGACTTAGATTACCCGGCAGTAATTCCGGTTAACACAGAGAATGTTACGGTTAAGGATAACGTGGTAACCATTGTTCCGTATGAAAAATTTAAGAACAGTACTACGTACTTTGTAAACATCGATGAAGAAGCTTTCAAAGATCTATCAGAAAACGCTAACTATTACACAGGTATCTCGGACAAGGACACCTGGCAGTTCACCACAGAAGAAGCGCCTGATACTGCACCACCGGTGGTGAGTGATTTTACTCCTAAGAATGGAGCAATGGATGTACCGATCGGCACCAACCTGACTCTTACCTTTAATGAGGATGTTCAGAAGGGTGAAGGCGAAATTAAGATATACAACAGTGAGATTAGCGATGGCCCGCTTATGGCGGTCCCTGTTGAATCAGATGATGTAACCATTGACGGTAAAGTGGTAACAATTAATCCGAAGGCTGACCTGGATTACAGTGCAACCTATTATGTCCAGATTGATAATGGTACATTTACGGATATGTCGGGCAACAGCTATGCCGGTATCACGAACAATACAACCTGGCGCTTTAGTACCACCAGCGAACCGGATACGACGGCGCCAATCGTAAGCACATACTCGCCTAAGAATGGGGCAATAGATGTAGCAATTGGTGCTAGCCTGGAGCTTGCTTTTAGCGAGAATGTACAGGCGGGGGAAGGCAGCATAAAGATCTACAGCGATGCATCCGACCAAGCGGCGGCAACTATTACTGCCGGCGAAACGAGCATTGTAAACAACAAGGTAACTATTCAACTGGCTCACCCTCTGGAGTATGGTACAAGCTATGCTGTGAAAATTACTGACGATGCCTTCGCGGATCTATCCGGCAACTTCTACTCTGGAATTGCGGACAGTACCACCTGGCATTTCACAACTGCGGCTGCGCCCGATACGACTGCTCCTGCATTAGAGCATTTTACGCCTGTAAATGGGGCAGCAGATGTTGCAACAGACGCCAATTTGACCCTTACCTTCAGTGAGGATGTAAAGGCTGGAGAAGGCAATATCGTGATTTACACCAGTGCAACTCATACACCGGCAGTTACGATTCCGGCAGCTTCCGGGAATGTAACCATCCAGGGAAATGTAGTGACAATTAACCCTACGGATGAACTGAAGTATGGAGCCAGCTACTATGTGCAGATTGGAGCCGGGGCATTTACAGATGCCGCAGGCAACAGTTATGCCGGGATCACGGACAGCAACGCCTGGCAGTTCACCACAACGGATGCGCCGGACCGCACCTCGCCAACGGTAGTTACCTATTCGCCGGAGCCTTGGGCCACCGAAGTGGCTGTGAACGCGAATCTGGTCCTGACCTTCAGCGAGAATGTGAAGGCGGGAGCCGGTAGCATTGAGATTTTCCGCAGCTCAGATGTTACGCAGCCTGTCTTGACGATTTCCGCCACTTCGGACATGGTAACCATTCTGAATCATGTGGTCACTATCAATCCGGCGGATAACCTGGAGCATGGGACCAGCTACTATGTGCGGATCTCTGAAGGAGCCTTTACAGACGGAGCTGGCAACAGCTATGCCGGTATTGCAGGGATTAACGCCTGGCGGTTCGTGACCACTACTGCGCCAGATACAGCAGCGCCTGTCGTGACTTCTTCCAATCCGGCACGCAACGCAACGCATGTATCTGAATCTACCGCACTCACATTGACCTTCAATGAGAATGTGTTGGCAGGGAGTGCCGATATTAAGATTGTGAATGCAGCGAATGATGAGATCGTAACGGCGATTAAGGCAAGCAATACGCAGCTTGTTACGATTAAAGACTCTACCGTCAGCATCAATACCAGCGGCCTGCTGAAGCAGGGCGAGAGCTATTATGTGCTGATCGGGACGGGTGCTTTTACAGATGAAGCAGGTAACAGCTATGCAGGGATTACGGATAAAACACTCTGGAGCTTCTCTACAGTTCCGGTGCCGGTCACACCGACCAATCCTCCTGCAACGGGCGGCGGTTCAGGATCAGGCGGGGGAGCCCCGGCTCCGGTACCGACACCGACCCCGCAGACGGAGAGCATTAATGCAAACGTTGAGAATGGGGCCAGTCAAGGGTCTATGGTATCCTCTGTTGTTATTAGCCGGACCAAGGATGCAAACGGAGTGAAGAACGACACTCTTACGTTCACATTGGAGCAGGCGATCCGGGCGGTCAATGAGCTTAAGGCTGCCGGGTCCAATATTGCCAGAATTGTTGTGCCTGACAAGAATGATGAGGTTGCCGGAACCAGACTGACCATTCCGGCAGCTTCCGGCAAGCAGTTTGCTGATAATGAGATTACGCTGGATCTTTTCACCGTCAATGCTGAGGTGAAGGTGCCGGGCAGTTCGATGGCCGGATTCGGTACGGATATTTATTTCAACCTGGTTCCACTGAAAACACCGCAGCAGAGCGCAGAGGCTGAAGCCCGTGCCAAAGCACAGGTGCAAAGCGTATCGAGCGGTGCAGCGGTTACGCTGGTGAGCCGTCCGGTAACGATTGAGACGAACCTGCAGAGCCGTCCGGTTACTCTGGTGCTGCCGCTTAACAACCCTTCGTTAACGGCGGAGCAGTTGAAGGCACTTGCAGTCTTCATTGAACACAGCGATGGCACCAAAGAGCTGGTCAAGGGCGAAATCGTACCTTACGGCCAGACCGGGAAGTCAGGTATTCAATTCAGCATCAGCAAATTCAGTACCTTTACCGTTGTACTTGCCCAAGATCCTGCGGTGCAGGTGAAGGCGTATATAACGGGATATGCTGACGGTACCTTCAAGCCGGGCCACAGCATCACCCGGGCAGAGGTTGCCAGCATCATTGCCCGCACCTTCAGCCAGTCCGCAGTTACTGCCGGTGTAGCCTACACTGATGTGACTGCCAGCCACTGGGCAGCCGAGGCCATCGGCCAGGTAACCAGAAGCGGCATGATGAAAGGTTACACGGACGGCAGCTTCAAGCCGAACCAGACGATTACCAGAGCCGAAATGGCAACCCTTCTATCGCGCCTGATTACAGGCGGCGAAGGCCAATCGGCCGGCTTCAGCGATATTGCCGGTCACTGGGCGCAGGCTGCGATTGAGCGGATGTCCCAGGCAGGCATGATTACCGGATATCAGGACGGCACGTTCCGTCCGGACCAGACGTTAACACGCGCGGAAGCCGTAACCATCATCAACCGCGCCCTGGGGATCGCTCCGCTGACCAGCGCAGCCCAGAAATGGGCGGATGTCCCGGCAAGCTACTGGGCATTCGGCAGCATTCAGGCAGCATCTGTAGATCATACTGCAGAATAA